AAACACTTTTTCCCGTACTCGGAACCGCGAGCAATTACTGCGCGAGCTCTCCACCTTGCTGCGCCGGGTGGCGATCAGCCGTTTCCCGCGCACCGATTGCGCTGCCCTGACCGGCGCAAACTGGCTGCGTTTTCTCGACCAGGCGACCGAGCTTGACGGTTTCTCCGCGGGAGCGGGACAGGTTCTGGCGACCGGGCCCTACCGACCGGCGAACGGCGCTGATTGCGAAGCCGCTGACCTGTTGGCATTGTGTCGCGACTGGTTGTGCAAACTGCCGGCCAGAAAGGTTTGCAGATGATCGAATTTTTCTGGCCCTACGTTTTCCTTGTTTTACCGTTGCCGGTGCTGTTACGCTTCTTTTTTGGACGACCGCACGGCGGGGCTGAGGCGGCGCTGCGCATCCCGCATGCCCCGGAGTTCACCCCGTTCGCGACCGGCAACACCAGCCTGCCCCCACGCTGGCGACGGCTGGTTGCGCTGTTCGCCTGGTTCCTGCTGGTCGGCGCTGCCGCCAACCCGCACTGGATCGGCGCGCCGATCGAACTGCCGCTCAAGGGACGCGATCTGCTGCTGGCGGCCGACCTGTCAGGGAGTATGGCCACCGAGGATTTTCAGTATCGCGATACCATGATCGATCGACTGACAGCGACCAAACTGGTTGCCGGAGAGTTTATCGAGCGCCGCGTCGGTGACCGCATCGGGCTCATCCTCTTCGGACGTCAAGCCTATCTGCAAACCCCGCTGACCTTCGACCGCACAACAGTGCGCACCCTGCTGGATGAGTCCGCGGTCGGACTGGCCGGGAAGGAAACCGCCATCGGTGACGCCATCGGGTTGGCAGTTAAACGTTTCCAGGGGCAAAACGTGCGCGATAAAATCCTCATTCTCCTTACTGACGGCGTCAATACCGCAGGGGAGATCGCACCGCTCAAGGCCGCAGAACTGGCCGCCGCTGAAGGGTTGAAAATATATACCGTCGGCATCGGCGCGGATGAGATGATCGTGCGCTCATTCTTCGGCAACCGCCGCGTTAACCCTTCTGCCGATCTCGACGAAGCCACCCTGACCGCGATTGCCGAGCAAACCGGGGGACGTTACTTTCGTGCCCGCGACACCGCTCAGCTCGAAGAGATCTACCGCATTATCGATCGCCTCGAACCGGTGGCACAGGATGCGCGCGTCTACCGCCCCCTGACCGCCCTCTTTGTCTACCCGCTCACCACCGCGCTGGCTGCCTCGCTGCTTGTGGCACGCTTCCCCCGGAGGCGCGGATGACCCCCTTGCTGAACGAGTTTTTAAGCAACTTTCATTTTTTGCGCCCCCTCTGGTTGCTGGCCCTGCCGCCGTTGCTGTCCCTCTATTTTTTCCGTCGCCCCGGCGCAGGGAACAGCGCCTGGCTGAAGGTCTGCGATCCGTCATTGATCCCCTACCTGCTCAGCGCAGGACGCCCGACAGAGCGCTGGTCCGGGCGTTTCATCCCGCTGGCAATCGTCCTGCTTGTTGTCGCGCTGGCCGGGCCGGTCTTTCGCGAACGACCGCGTCCGGTCTTTCACTCCACTACGGCTCTCGTTATCCTCCTCGATCTGTCACGCTCGATGGACGCCGCCGATGTTGCGCCAAGTCGCCTGACCCGCGCCAAACTCAAAATCATCGATATTTGTCGCCAGCGTCGCGAAGGGCAAACCGCCCTGGTCGTCTTTGCGGCGGAACCGTTTGTGGTTACCCCCCTCACCGACGACACGAGGACAATTATTGCCCAACTCACGGCCCTCGATAGTGCCCTGATGCCGACCCAGGGGACACGCACCGACCGGGCCGTGACCAAGGCGCTGGAACTTTTTCGCCAGGCGGGCCAGCCGCGCGGCGAGCTACTGCTGATCAGCGACGCGGTGACGCTGAACGACCCCCTCGATCTCCCGCCGTCCTTGCGCCTGCATGTTCTGGCGGTCGGCACCGCAAGCGGTGCTCCGATCCCCCTTCCAGGCGGTGGATTTTTCAAGGACGCGCAGGGCGATATCGTCCTCAGTCGTCTTGACACCGACGCATTGAAAAAGCTGGCGGACGATCATGGCGGTCGTTACGCCACGTTAACTGCCGACGATCATGATATTGATTACTTGCTGAAAACATCCGGGCATCGTGCGGCCGCCAACGAACAGAAAGATCCCTCGGCGCAGCACCTGACCGCCGCTACCTGGATCGAAGACGGCGCCTGGTTGTTGCTGCCCCTTTTGCCGCTGGGCGGATGGTTGCTGCGCGGCTATCTGTGGCTACTGCCACTGTGCCTGCCACTGTTAACCGGCAGTTTCTGCCTGCTGACCGCGACCCCGGCCCACGCCTTGAGCTGGAATGAAGTGTGGCATAACCGCGAGCAGCGCGCGACGCAGCAATTTGAAGCCGAAGACTATAAAGCTGCCGCTGAAAATTTCAGCGATCCGCGCTGGCAGGCGGCCGCACGCTACCGCGCTGAAAATTTCGTCGCAGCCGCAAAAGTGCTGGAAAACCTGACCGGGGCTGATGATCATTACAACCGGGGGAACGCCCTGGCCCGGGCCGGACAAATCGATGCAGCCATGGCCGCCTACGAAGAAGCGTTGCGCCGCGACCCCGAGCACGCCGATGCACGACATAATCTACACCTGTTGCAGCGCCAAAAAGAACAACAAAAAGGCGAACAACAGCAGCAACAGAAGCAACAGGATCAGGGGGATCAAGGGGATCAAGAGGATCCGTCACAGGATCAAGCGGGGAAAGGACAACAGCAGGGCGGCCAGGATCAGCACAGCGAGAATAATGGGCAACAGAACGCTGACCAGAGCACCCAGTCATCCCCGGACAGTAAACACAAGCGTGCCGAGCAGAACCGTTCCGACAAAGACGAAGCACAGGAAACGCAGGAAACGCCAGCGGAGGAGCAACAACCTGACACGACAAAAGAATCCGCCGACGCCACCGTTAACAACGCCGGGCAACCCGCCCCACCGGTGGAAGAAAGTCCCCTTGAAGCCGAGCAACGACAGATGATGGAGCAGTGGTTGCGCCGCATCCCCGATGACCCCGGCGGCCTGTTGCGGCGCAAATTTCTATATCAATATCAACAACGCGAAACCCGACCGGAGAAACAATCATGGTAGCGTTTTTACAGCGCCTGTTGCTGGTTTGCCTGGTGATCAACGGCAGTGCCGCACCGCTCTGGGCATTAACGATCGATGCCCGCCTCGATCGCAACCCGGTGGCCGTGAACGAATCACTGACCCTGACCTTCAGTGCCACCGAGAGCCCCGCTGCAGACCCTGATTTTTCGCCACTGCAGCGCGATTTTGAAATACTCAGCCAGAACCGCAGCAGTCAACTCAGTATCATCAATGGTGATGTGCAGAAAAAAACCGAATGGATTCTGACCCTGATGGCCAAACGTGCCGGACGGATGACGATTCCGCCGATCAGCTTCGGCAGCGACCGCAGTCGCGGGCTGACGGTCGATGTCGTTTCCGCAGCAACCAGTCAGGCGCGCGGAGCAAACCGGCAGATTGAATTGCAGGTGGAGATCGACAAACAGCAGCTGACGGTTCGCGAGCAGTTGCTGCTGACCGTGCGCCTGTTGCGTGCGGTGAATCTGTCCGCCGCGACATTGACCGAACCGGAAATTCCCGAACTCGATTGTCTGGTGCAGAAACTCGGTGATGATCGTGACTACGAAAAACTCATCGACGGCGTGCGTTACGTTGTCACCGAACGCCGCTACGCCCTTTTCCCTCAGCAGAGCGGCACTTTGCGCATCGCGCCGCTGACCTTTGAGGGGCGCATCGTCGAGCGCAGCGTCAACCGTTTCGATCCCTTCGGCGCGGCGGCTCCGGTTGTCCGCCAGCAGTCCAGAGAGCAACAGGTCACCGTCGTTCCCGCAGCGCTAACCAATGGAACAGACTGGCTGCCAGCGCAGGCGGTCGAATTACAGGAAGAGTGGTCGACCGATCCACTCAAACTGAAAATTGGCGAACCGGTCACCCGCACCATCATCCTGCGTGCCGTCGGCCAGAGTTCCGCGCAACTCCCGTCATTGCCCCCCCCGGATGTCACCAACCTCAAGATTTACCCCGATCAACCGGCCCTGACCGATACCGTCAGTCCCCAGGGAATGGTCGCTCTGCGCACCGAAAAATATGCTCTGGTGCCGACCCGCAGCGGTCGCCTGCGGTTACCGCCAATGGAAGTTGTGTGGTGGGACACAACAACCGGACAACAGCGTAGCGCACACTTGCCCGGTCGTGATCTGCTCGTCGCCGCCCCCGTCGCCGCCCCCGTCGCTACGGCTGAAAAGCCGCCCGTGTCACCGGCCACCGCCATCCCGGCTGCTGGTTCGAGCAACGAAACCTTTGACGGGATCGAAGATCGTTTTATTCCCTGGCCCTGGTGGTCGCTGTTATGTGCAGGGCTGGCTGCCGGATTGATTATTGTGCTGGTGCTGCTCTTCCGTCGCCGGAATCCTGAAAAAGAATTACCCG
This Desulfuromonadaceae bacterium DNA region includes the following protein-coding sequences:
- a CDS encoding BatD family protein — its product is MVAFLQRLLLVCLVINGSAAPLWALTIDARLDRNPVAVNESLTLTFSATESPAADPDFSPLQRDFEILSQNRSSQLSIINGDVQKKTEWILTLMAKRAGRMTIPPISFGSDRSRGLTVDVVSAATSQARGANRQIELQVEIDKQQLTVREQLLLTVRLLRAVNLSAATLTEPEIPELDCLVQKLGDDRDYEKLIDGVRYVVTERRYALFPQQSGTLRIAPLTFEGRIVERSVNRFDPFGAAAPVVRQQSREQQVTVVPAALTNGTDWLPAQAVELQEEWSTDPLKLKIGEPVTRTIILRAVGQSSAQLPSLPPPDVTNLKIYPDQPALTDTVSPQGMVALRTEKYALVPTRSGRLRLPPMEVVWWDTTTGQQRSAHLPGRDLLVAAPVAAPVATAEKPPVSPATAIPAAGSSNETFDGIEDRFIPWPWWSLLCAGLAAGLIIVLVLLFRRRNPEKELPVEAPRKNLQSEEKLFKQLLSVAANNDPLRVRDALIAWGRAHFELAALASLGRIADTCPAPLKDRIRELQEHIYGHNSINWRSEELMKALSQYNSEPKPSRKKLEPNGIAELYPK
- a CDS encoding VWA domain-containing protein → MTPLLNEFLSNFHFLRPLWLLALPPLLSLYFFRRPGAGNSAWLKVCDPSLIPYLLSAGRPTERWSGRFIPLAIVLLVVALAGPVFRERPRPVFHSTTALVILLDLSRSMDAADVAPSRLTRAKLKIIDICRQRREGQTALVVFAAEPFVVTPLTDDTRTIIAQLTALDSALMPTQGTRTDRAVTKALELFRQAGQPRGELLLISDAVTLNDPLDLPPSLRLHVLAVGTASGAPIPLPGGGFFKDAQGDIVLSRLDTDALKKLADDHGGRYATLTADDHDIDYLLKTSGHRAAANEQKDPSAQHLTAATWIEDGAWLLLPLLPLGGWLLRGYLWLLPLCLPLLTGSFCLLTATPAHALSWNEVWHNREQRATQQFEAEDYKAAAENFSDPRWQAAARYRAENFVAAAKVLENLTGADDHYNRGNALARAGQIDAAMAAYEEALRRDPEHADARHNLHLLQRQKEQQKGEQQQQQKQQDQGDQGDQEDPSQDQAGKGQQQGGQDQHSENNGQQNADQSTQSSPDSKHKRAEQNRSDKDEAQETQETPAEEQQPDTTKESADATVNNAGQPAPPVEESPLEAEQRQMMEQWLRRIPDDPGGLLRRKFLYQYQQRETRPEKQSW
- a CDS encoding VWA domain-containing protein, giving the protein MIEFFWPYVFLVLPLPVLLRFFFGRPHGGAEAALRIPHAPEFTPFATGNTSLPPRWRRLVALFAWFLLVGAAANPHWIGAPIELPLKGRDLLLAADLSGSMATEDFQYRDTMIDRLTATKLVAGEFIERRVGDRIGLILFGRQAYLQTPLTFDRTTVRTLLDESAVGLAGKETAIGDAIGLAVKRFQGQNVRDKILILLTDGVNTAGEIAPLKAAELAAAEGLKIYTVGIGADEMIVRSFFGNRRVNPSADLDEATLTAIAEQTGGRYFRARDTAQLEEIYRIIDRLEPVAQDARVYRPLTALFVYPLTTALAASLLVARFPRRRG
- a CDS encoding DUF4381 domain-containing protein, coding for MIAAGPAAELPLRDIHLPAPSALPWWPPAPGWWLLGALLIVIAGLIYLFRQMRRQRRWRTAALAELTRIENTFSRTRNREQLLRELSTLLRRVAISRFPRTDCAALTGANWLRFLDQATELDGFSAGAGQVLATGPYRPANGADCEAADLLALCRDWLCKLPARKVCR